The proteins below come from a single Tenuifilum thalassicum genomic window:
- a CDS encoding branched-chain amino acid aminotransferase, with translation MQNLDWKNLPFGYVKTNYNVRCYYKDGKWGNLEVSDSEYINIHMAATALHYGQEAFEGMKAYRGKDGKIRLFRWEENAKRLQHSADGIRMAPVPEDLFYEAIVKAVKLNEEFVPPYGTGASLYIRPLLFGSGPEVGVRPSSEYMFIVFVTPVGPYFKEGFNPVKIAIVRDSDRAAPLGTGTFKVGGNYAASLRGVEKAHKAGYGSPMYLDAKEKKYIDEIGAANFFGIKDNTYITPKSTSILGSITNKSIVQLAEDMGLKVERRPVPVEELETFEEVGACGTAAIISPIGEIKDLATGKVYTFCKDGKPGPISTKLYETLVGIQYGEIEDKHGWVIIIE, from the coding sequence ATGCAAAATTTAGATTGGAAGAACCTACCATTTGGTTACGTTAAAACCAACTATAACGTTCGATGCTACTATAAGGATGGCAAATGGGGCAACCTTGAGGTGTCGGACTCAGAATATATCAACATCCATATGGCTGCTACTGCCCTCCACTATGGGCAGGAGGCCTTTGAGGGAATGAAGGCATACCGCGGAAAAGATGGCAAGATTCGCCTTTTCCGTTGGGAAGAAAACGCCAAGCGCCTACAACATTCTGCAGATGGTATCAGAATGGCGCCAGTTCCTGAAGACCTTTTCTATGAAGCAATTGTAAAAGCAGTAAAACTTAACGAGGAGTTTGTACCCCCTTATGGTACTGGAGCATCGCTCTACATCCGTCCACTTCTATTTGGCTCAGGTCCTGAAGTTGGCGTTCGCCCATCAAGTGAATACATGTTCATAGTTTTTGTTACTCCTGTAGGACCATACTTTAAGGAAGGTTTCAATCCTGTTAAAATTGCAATTGTTCGCGATAGCGACAGAGCAGCACCACTAGGAACTGGAACTTTTAAGGTTGGAGGAAACTATGCTGCAAGCCTACGTGGCGTTGAAAAGGCCCACAAAGCAGGATATGGTTCACCTATGTACCTCGATGCCAAAGAAAAGAAATATATCGACGAGATTGGAGCAGCAAACTTCTTCGGAATTAAAGACAATACCTATATTACTCCTAAATCAACCTCTATATTAGGTTCCATTACAAATAAGAGCATTGTTCAACTTGCCGAAGATATGGGCCTAAAAGTAGAACGTCGTCCAGTGCCCGTTGAAGAGTTAGAAACCTTTGAGGAGGTTGGCGCTTGTGGTACTGCAGCTATCATCTCACCAATAGGTGAAATTAAAGATTTAGCAACAGGCAAGGTTTACACTTTCTGTAAAGATGGAAAACCAGGCCCTATCTCAACCAAGTTATACGAAACACTTGTTGGTATTCAATACGGAGAGATTGAAGATAAGCATGGCTGGGTTATCATAATTGAGTAA
- the clpX gene encoding ATP-dependent Clp protease ATP-binding subunit ClpX has product MKNTDKCSFCGRHQKEVNLLIAGLDGFICDLCAEQANLIVKEELKKKGEFKLQKSKLLKPIEIKKFLDQYVIGQDEAKKFLSVAVYNHYKRLLQKDKGDDVEIEKSNILLVGETGTGKTLLARTIARMLHVPFTIVDATVLTEAGYVGEDVESILTRLLQAADYNVEAAEKGIVFIDEVDKIARKGDNPSITRDVSGEGVQQAMLKLLEGSIVNVPPQGGRKHPEQKMIAVDTKNILFICGGAFEGIQKKIAQRLNTTVVGYGASKTREVIDKDNLLQYIAPQDLRAYGLIPEIIGRLPVITYLNPLDRDALRSILTEPKNAIIKQYIKLFEYDGIKLQFEDEVLEYIVDKAVEFKLGARGLRSICEVIMIDAMFELPTSDKKEMVITLDYAKAKMEKTNIKRLKAA; this is encoded by the coding sequence ATGAAGAATACCGATAAATGTTCATTTTGTGGTCGCCACCAGAAAGAGGTTAACCTGCTTATTGCTGGTTTAGATGGGTTCATCTGTGATTTATGCGCCGAGCAGGCTAATCTTATTGTAAAGGAGGAGTTAAAGAAGAAGGGCGAGTTCAAGTTGCAAAAAAGCAAGCTGTTAAAGCCAATCGAAATAAAGAAGTTTCTTGATCAGTATGTTATTGGTCAGGATGAAGCAAAAAAATTCCTTTCGGTTGCAGTATATAACCACTACAAGCGTTTACTCCAAAAGGATAAAGGCGACGATGTGGAGATTGAAAAATCAAATATCTTGTTGGTTGGAGAAACTGGTACGGGTAAAACATTACTTGCTCGCACCATTGCACGCATGCTTCATGTGCCATTCACAATTGTCGATGCTACAGTTCTTACCGAGGCAGGATATGTAGGCGAGGATGTTGAAAGCATTCTGACACGTCTTTTGCAAGCTGCCGATTATAATGTAGAGGCAGCCGAAAAGGGTATCGTATTCATTGATGAGGTCGATAAAATTGCCCGCAAAGGCGATAACCCTTCTATAACTCGCGATGTATCGGGCGAAGGTGTCCAGCAGGCAATGCTCAAGCTTTTGGAAGGCTCTATTGTAAACGTTCCCCCACAAGGTGGACGTAAGCATCCGGAACAAAAAATGATTGCTGTTGATACCAAGAATATCCTCTTTATTTGTGGTGGCGCGTTCGAGGGAATTCAAAAGAAAATTGCTCAGCGTTTAAACACAACTGTGGTTGGATATGGTGCTAGCAAAACACGCGAAGTGATTGATAAGGATAATCTGTTGCAATACATTGCCCCACAGGATCTAAGAGCCTATGGGTTAATCCCTGAAATCATTGGTCGTCTTCCTGTTATCACTTACCTAAACCCTCTCGATCGCGATGCCTTGAGGTCAATCCTTACTGAACCTAAAAATGCTATTATCAAGCAATACATTAAACTGTTTGAATATGATGGCATTAAGCTTCAATTCGAAGACGAAGTGCTTGAATATATAGTTGATAAAGCCGTTGAGTTTAAACTTGGAGCCCGCGGACTACGTTCAATTTGTGAGGTTATAATGATTGATGCCATGTTTGAACTTCCAACAAGCGATAAGAAAGAAATGGTAATCACCCTCGATTACGCTAAGGCTAAGATGGAAAAGACAAACATTAAGCGTTTGAAAGCGGCTTAG
- a CDS encoding M16 family metallopeptidase yields MKKFIKNFLILALVALAFQPFAQNNKIKQFTLPNGLTVILDEQHDKPEVFGVVAVKTGGKNDPADATGMAHYQEHMLFKGTKQLGTIDWENEKPHIDKIFELYDSLGKTKDPEIRKQIQKAINEESVEANKYAIPNEMNNLLNEIGSSQINAGTGPDNTLFYNKFPANQIERWLDLYAHRFMEPVFRGFQAELEVVYEEKNLYNDMFQSRLLEEFQKHFFKNHPYGQQPLIGTIEDLKNPSLTKMYEFFKTYYVPNNMALILSGDFNSEEIIPIIEEKFGKWQRKELPEPKKWDEKPFNGREFHQARLTPIKLALLGYRAPSISDPKKPLVDVLTRLLNNSYSTGLLDKLSIDGNVIAAQSIMMPYMDHGAVMIFVVPKIFGQSLKKAEGLVLQEIEKIKKGEFDEELLESVKLEIYRNTNTELENIENRALTLTEAFTQGKSIDDVLNYPDMVKSITKDDIVKIANEIFGPNYLAFYSKMGFPKKEKIAKPDFKPLTQNKEAKSIYAQHFDSIPVRTPEFKFIDFNKDLRNIELAGGHKLLCVENPKNDIFSLSVSFHVGNEKIPLLKYASQAMNMAGAGSYDVNSLKNEFAKLGTSLWVWSSDNTTTLNITGIESNLEPTIKLLNLILADPKLEQNKLKNIINGEKTERKMERSEPDNVADALVEYGLYGEKSDYINRLTLKQLKKLKAEQLINAFKEATTYKATITYCGKKDPQAISNLVNKHLKLSASPKIDNTPLDKPKKQYTENTILFVNKPNARQSKMYVFINGEPFQINDAPYIDAFNDYFSGGFSGLMLQEIREYRSLAYSAGGSFRYPRVKGNPVNFLGYVGTQSDKTLTAMETLDTLIRQMPAKPERIGMIKNHLILSAQTKRPSFRYLANSVEYWRKQGFETDPLKIKLPIYRNLSWYDIENFYVSKMKEKPAVYMIVGDEKNIDMNEFAKYGKLVKIKEDELFSK; encoded by the coding sequence ATGAAAAAGTTTATTAAGAATTTTCTGATTTTAGCGCTAGTAGCCTTAGCATTTCAGCCTTTTGCTCAAAACAATAAAATTAAGCAGTTCACACTGCCCAATGGCTTAACTGTAATACTCGATGAGCAACACGATAAGCCTGAAGTATTTGGAGTTGTAGCAGTTAAAACTGGAGGCAAAAACGACCCTGCTGATGCAACCGGAATGGCCCACTACCAGGAGCATATGCTTTTTAAGGGGACCAAGCAATTGGGAACTATTGATTGGGAAAATGAAAAGCCTCATATCGACAAAATCTTTGAACTTTACGATTCCCTAGGCAAAACAAAAGATCCTGAAATAAGGAAACAAATTCAAAAAGCAATTAATGAGGAATCGGTAGAGGCAAATAAGTATGCCATACCCAACGAAATGAACAACCTCCTAAATGAGATAGGTTCATCGCAAATTAATGCAGGCACAGGGCCCGACAATACTCTGTTCTACAATAAGTTCCCTGCAAATCAGATTGAGCGTTGGCTCGACTTGTATGCACATCGCTTTATGGAACCCGTGTTTAGAGGTTTTCAAGCAGAACTGGAGGTTGTTTACGAGGAAAAGAACCTTTACAACGACATGTTTCAATCCCGTTTACTGGAAGAATTTCAGAAACATTTCTTTAAGAATCACCCATACGGACAGCAACCCCTTATAGGAACTATTGAGGATTTAAAAAATCCTTCGCTAACCAAGATGTATGAATTTTTTAAGACCTACTACGTTCCTAATAACATGGCCCTAATCCTTTCAGGCGATTTCAACTCCGAGGAGATCATTCCAATAATTGAAGAAAAGTTTGGGAAATGGCAGCGAAAAGAACTCCCCGAGCCCAAAAAATGGGATGAGAAGCCGTTTAATGGTAGAGAGTTCCATCAAGCCAGATTAACTCCTATCAAGTTAGCACTTCTAGGTTATCGAGCACCCTCAATTTCTGATCCTAAAAAGCCATTAGTTGATGTCTTGACTCGTTTATTAAACAACAGCTATTCAACAGGTTTACTCGATAAGCTCTCTATAGATGGTAACGTGATTGCTGCTCAATCGATAATGATGCCCTACATGGACCATGGAGCTGTTATGATTTTTGTAGTTCCAAAGATTTTTGGACAAAGTCTTAAAAAGGCTGAAGGCTTAGTCCTACAAGAAATTGAAAAAATTAAAAAAGGAGAATTCGACGAGGAACTTCTTGAATCGGTTAAGCTAGAAATTTACAGAAACACAAATACAGAACTTGAAAATATTGAAAACCGTGCTTTAACCTTAACCGAAGCGTTTACTCAAGGAAAAAGTATCGATGATGTTTTAAATTATCCCGATATGGTTAAAAGTATAACCAAAGATGATATTGTTAAGATTGCTAATGAAATTTTTGGTCCAAATTACCTGGCATTCTATTCCAAAATGGGCTTCCCTAAAAAGGAAAAAATTGCTAAACCCGATTTTAAGCCCCTCACGCAAAACAAAGAAGCCAAAAGTATATATGCACAACATTTTGATTCGATACCTGTTAGGACCCCTGAATTTAAGTTTATCGATTTTAATAAAGACCTTAGAAACATTGAGCTAGCAGGTGGACACAAGCTACTTTGTGTTGAAAATCCCAAAAACGATATCTTCTCACTTTCTGTTAGTTTCCATGTTGGGAACGAGAAAATTCCTTTACTTAAATATGCATCGCAGGCTATGAATATGGCTGGGGCCGGCAGCTACGATGTAAACTCGTTGAAAAATGAATTTGCAAAACTGGGAACATCGCTTTGGGTTTGGTCATCAGACAACACAACAACACTAAACATTACGGGAATTGAAAGCAATCTTGAACCTACCATTAAGCTTTTAAACCTAATCCTTGCCGATCCAAAGCTAGAACAGAATAAATTAAAAAACATTATCAACGGTGAAAAAACAGAACGAAAGATGGAGCGTTCAGAACCCGATAACGTTGCCGACGCTCTGGTTGAGTATGGTTTGTATGGCGAGAAATCCGATTATATTAATAGGTTAACCCTTAAGCAACTGAAAAAGCTAAAAGCAGAACAGCTAATTAACGCCTTTAAGGAAGCAACAACCTATAAGGCAACTATAACATACTGTGGGAAAAAAGATCCCCAGGCAATTTCAAACCTAGTAAACAAACATCTTAAACTTAGTGCTAGCCCCAAAATTGATAACACACCACTCGATAAACCAAAGAAACAATACACAGAAAATACCATCCTATTTGTAAATAAACCCAATGCACGCCAAAGCAAAATGTACGTATTCATTAATGGAGAACCGTTCCAAATTAATGACGCTCCGTATATTGATGCTTTTAACGACTACTTTAGTGGTGGTTTCTCTGGTTTGATGTTACAAGAGATTCGCGAATACCGTTCGCTTGCCTATTCGGCAGGAGGTTCGTTCAGGTACCCTCGTGTTAAAGGTAATCCTGTTAACTTCCTAGGCTATGTAGGTACCCAATCGGACAAAACACTTACTGCAATGGAAACCCTTGATACCCTTATAAGGCAAATGCCTGCCAAACCTGAAAGAATTGGTATGATTAAAAACCATTTAATTCTTTCGGCTCAAACCAAGCGTCCCTCTTTTAGGTATCTGGCTAACTCCGTTGAATATTGGCGTAAGCAAGGTTTTGAGACCGACCCCCTAAAGATAAAACTTCCAATTTATCGTAACCTTTCATGGTACGACATTGAAAACTTCTACGTTAGCAAGATGAAAGAAAAACCTGCAGTGTATATGATTGTGGGTGATGAAAAAAATATCGACATGAATGAATTTGCAAAGTACGGGAAACTAGTAAAAATCAAAGAGGATGAGCTTTTTAGCAAATAA
- a CDS encoding HRDC domain-containing protein, translated as MKIYCALKEWKNDMAKTLNIPHFMICHNAELITIAKVKPRTLEELQTIKGFGETKIAKFGEDILALLNSI; from the coding sequence ATGAAAATTTATTGTGCACTAAAAGAATGGAAAAACGACATGGCAAAAACATTAAATATTCCACATTTTATGATATGCCACAATGCAGAACTAATTACAATAGCCAAAGTAAAACCTCGTACATTGGAAGAACTACAAACCATAAAGGGATTTGGTGAAACTAAAATTGCAAAATTTGGTGAAGATATTTTAGCATTGTTAAATTCAATATAA
- a CDS encoding carboxypeptidase-like regulatory domain-containing protein, whose amino-acid sequence MEALCLVTKKNNRKFGQLYQIILIAIAVLLSNTTSASEADSLLQKRLTISIKPATLFKVLNQIGEKAGCYFIYDSRDVDSKKRVKKRNFINSSLYQILTEVINDSLVKFKAIDRHILLYRDRAKRNGALNDEKERFIKLKGRIVDKESGTPIQYATIGIPSLALGTITNQDGVFNLSIPNLYIDSTLIISHIGYEPYRIRGRLIQNETPDILLKPTYISIQEIIIRNIDARGLVAKAVKQRLKKYLPNEVYITSFYREGVLKNGNVVSYSEAVSKIYKSPYRFDSRYDQVKLLRYRKIEQKSRQDTLEVKLKAGVRSSLDLDIMKNLPDFLNPDFMEYYEYSRNDIVVFNNRTAYVIGFKQKDYVKDPLFTGVIYIDTEDFVILGADFEINPKLVKKTTNQIVVKRGRKVRVKPQRIRYHVLYEEHDNYWFAKHIRGDIEMKVSLRFLPFSNSYNVFFELVGIDIENENVKRFKRKETLKSNVVLSDISYEYDPDFWDGLNFIEPETDIIKSMRKFEPKIEKITSEIN is encoded by the coding sequence ATGGAAGCATTATGCTTAGTAACTAAAAAGAATAACAGGAAATTTGGACAACTTTATCAAATAATACTTATTGCTATTGCTGTACTTCTCTCTAATACAACATCAGCATCAGAGGCAGATTCCCTTTTACAAAAACGCTTAACTATTTCTATTAAACCTGCAACTCTATTTAAGGTGCTCAACCAAATTGGCGAAAAGGCAGGATGTTACTTTATCTACGATAGTCGTGATGTTGATAGCAAGAAAAGAGTTAAAAAACGCAACTTCATTAATAGTTCGCTTTATCAGATACTAACAGAGGTAATAAACGACTCTTTAGTAAAGTTTAAAGCGATAGACAGGCATATCCTTTTATACAGGGATAGAGCAAAAAGGAACGGGGCTTTAAACGATGAAAAAGAACGGTTTATAAAACTAAAAGGTAGAATTGTTGATAAAGAATCAGGAACACCAATACAATATGCAACAATTGGAATACCCAGCTTAGCTTTAGGTACTATCACTAATCAGGATGGCGTGTTTAACCTGAGTATTCCTAACTTATACATCGACTCTACGCTCATAATATCGCATATTGGATATGAGCCATATAGAATAAGAGGCCGATTAATTCAAAATGAAACACCTGATATTTTACTGAAACCTACCTATATATCTATTCAGGAAATAATTATTCGGAATATAGATGCCAGGGGCTTGGTTGCTAAGGCTGTGAAGCAACGATTAAAAAAGTATTTACCCAATGAAGTATATATAACTTCTTTTTATCGCGAAGGTGTACTAAAGAATGGCAATGTGGTAAGTTACTCCGAGGCTGTATCAAAGATTTATAAATCACCTTATCGTTTTGACTCTAGATACGACCAGGTAAAACTTTTGCGATACCGTAAAATTGAGCAAAAGAGTAGGCAGGATACTCTTGAGGTTAAATTGAAGGCTGGTGTTAGATCATCGCTCGATTTAGATATTATGAAAAACCTTCCAGATTTTTTAAACCCCGACTTTATGGAGTATTACGAGTATTCTCGTAACGATATTGTTGTTTTTAATAATCGTACGGCGTATGTTATTGGATTTAAGCAAAAAGATTATGTAAAAGATCCCCTGTTTACAGGGGTTATATATATCGATACCGAGGATTTTGTCATTTTAGGGGCTGATTTTGAGATTAATCCTAAACTCGTAAAAAAGACCACAAACCAGATTGTGGTTAAGAGAGGGCGAAAAGTCCGGGTAAAACCTCAAAGAATAAGATACCATGTTTTATATGAGGAGCACGATAATTACTGGTTTGCAAAGCATATAAGGGGCGATATCGAGATGAAAGTTTCGTTAAGGTTTCTTCCGTTTTCAAATTCGTATAATGTATTTTTTGAACTCGTTGGAATTGATATTGAAAATGAAAATGTTAAGCGATTTAAAAGGAAAGAAACATTAAAGAGTAATGTGGTTTTGTCTGATATCAGTTACGAGTATGACCCCGATTTTTGGGACGGGCTTAACTTTATTGAACCAGAAACAGATATTATTAAATCTATGAGAAAGTTTGAGCCTAAAATTGAGAAAATAACTTCTGAAATCAATTAA
- a CDS encoding carboxypeptidase-like regulatory domain-containing protein gives MKKINRILQKSLRYSFTAVMLVISATLMAQDLSYQLVSGVVKDSKTKEPVVFATIAVPGTTIGTVANADGEFTLKVPKSLNASEFEIYHIGYKNRSFPIVTEKSSKKNVYYIEPASIEIEKVVVRPFDARDLINGAISNISKNYSKTPASLTAFYRETIKQRRKYISIAEAVVEIYKSAYNFTFESDKVKILKGRRGESVKKADTLMVKMQGGPHVALYLDIVKYPELILSREDMPYYDYEVVNIVSIDNEPNYVISFTPNTQLDYPLYKGKIYINSETLAVTMAEFSIDLSDPQKVAQIFVRKKPAGLIFEPTSTTYLVTYKKIDNTYYLNYMRSEIKFRADWRKRIFKTYYTVMSEMAITERNFDKVNKITYRESFKPNLVLADKVNEYFDPDYWGAYNTIEPDESIESAIRKLNKRFKK, from the coding sequence ATGAAAAAGATAAACCGCATATTACAAAAAAGTCTGAGGTACAGTTTTACTGCTGTAATGCTTGTAATCTCAGCAACATTGATGGCTCAAGATTTAAGCTATCAGCTTGTTAGTGGAGTTGTAAAGGATTCTAAAACTAAGGAACCCGTTGTTTTTGCAACAATTGCCGTCCCTGGAACTACAATAGGAACTGTAGCCAACGCCGATGGTGAATTTACACTAAAAGTACCCAAATCACTTAATGCGAGTGAATTTGAGATTTATCATATTGGTTACAAAAATCGTTCTTTCCCAATTGTAACCGAAAAGAGTTCCAAAAAGAACGTATATTACATTGAGCCTGCCTCAATTGAAATTGAAAAGGTTGTTGTAAGACCATTCGATGCTCGTGACCTGATAAATGGAGCTATTTCAAACATTAGCAAGAATTATAGCAAAACGCCAGCTAGCTTAACCGCTTTTTATAGGGAAACAATTAAGCAGCGACGTAAGTATATTTCTATTGCTGAAGCTGTGGTCGAAATTTACAAGTCGGCTTACAACTTTACTTTTGAGTCCGATAAGGTTAAAATACTAAAAGGGCGCAGAGGCGAAAGTGTAAAAAAGGCCGACACCCTCATGGTTAAAATGCAGGGTGGGCCCCATGTTGCACTTTATCTTGACATTGTAAAATATCCTGAACTAATTCTTTCACGCGAGGACATGCCCTATTACGATTACGAGGTTGTTAATATTGTAAGCATTGACAATGAGCCCAACTATGTAATTAGTTTTACGCCAAATACACAGCTTGATTATCCTTTATACAAGGGCAAAATATACATTAATTCCGAAACGCTAGCTGTTACAATGGCTGAGTTTAGCATTGATTTATCCGACCCGCAAAAAGTGGCTCAGATCTTTGTACGGAAAAAACCTGCTGGGTTAATTTTTGAGCCTACTAGCACTACTTACTTGGTAACCTACAAAAAAATTGATAACACCTACTACTTGAACTATATGCGAAGCGAAATCAAGTTCCGTGCCGACTGGAGAAAACGAATTTTCAAAACTTACTATACAGTAATGTCGGAAATGGCTATAACTGAGCGTAATTTTGATAAGGTGAATAAGATAACTTACAGGGAGTCGTTTAAGCCAAACCTAGTACTTGCCGATAAGGTAAACGAATATTTTGATCCCGATTATTGGGGAGCTTACAATACAATTGAACCTGATGAATCAATTGAATCGGCAATTAGAAAGCTTAACAAGAGGTTTAAGAAATAG
- a CDS encoding FecR family protein has product MRKQKHLSRAAKYFIGETTLIEVILFRISLLFSREARNNYKWLNEMKAFKTDKRKNDIKFDTDAAWNKFQQKIAKAEDEVDRQIGWTPYKLASIAASLLVIVVASFLTWSYLNPETVKLINYAQGNTLIRTLPDGTQVFLSHNALLEYPKRFVGRSRVVRLKGEAYFDVSKNPNRPFIIQTEKANIEVVGTAFNLKTTKNNVQVNVTEGKVRVTLANITKSALVSAGESAIANGTEIIKLKPDKSLNVNKRMKILMFQDEYLEDIIRVINKTYGTKIYLIGDDLKAMKISVTFDNEPSNIVNVLSASFNLKVTANPDGSIMLSN; this is encoded by the coding sequence ATGAGGAAACAGAAACATTTAAGTAGGGCAGCAAAATATTTTATTGGGGAAACAACCCTTATTGAGGTGATTCTATTTCGCATTAGCCTTTTGTTTAGCCGCGAGGCCAGAAATAATTATAAATGGTTAAATGAGATGAAAGCATTTAAAACTGATAAAAGAAAAAACGATATAAAGTTCGATACAGATGCAGCATGGAACAAGTTTCAACAAAAAATAGCTAAGGCTGAAGATGAGGTTGATAGACAAATTGGCTGGACACCCTATAAACTGGCTAGTATTGCTGCCTCACTTCTAGTAATAGTTGTAGCCTCATTCCTAACATGGTCTTACCTAAATCCTGAAACTGTTAAACTTATTAACTACGCCCAAGGCAATACTCTAATTAGAACACTACCCGATGGAACACAAGTTTTTCTTAGCCATAATGCACTGTTGGAATACCCAAAACGATTTGTGGGTCGGTCAAGGGTTGTAAGACTCAAGGGAGAGGCCTATTTTGATGTGTCAAAAAATCCGAACCGCCCTTTTATTATTCAAACAGAAAAGGCTAATATAGAGGTTGTCGGTACCGCTTTTAATCTTAAAACCACTAAAAATAATGTTCAGGTTAATGTCACTGAAGGAAAAGTGCGGGTAACATTAGCAAACATAACAAAAAGTGCACTTGTTTCTGCTGGTGAATCGGCCATCGCTAATGGAACTGAAATTATCAAGTTAAAGCCTGACAAGAGCCTTAATGTTAATAAAAGAATGAAGATATTGATGTTCCAAGACGAATATCTAGAGGATATAATCAGGGTTATCAATAAAACTTATGGAACCAAAATATACCTGATAGGTGACGATTTGAAAGCAATGAAAATTTCAGTTACCTTTGACAATGAGCCTAGCAATATTGTGAATGTGCTATCAGCCTCATTTAACCTAAAAGTAACAGCAAACCCCGATGGAAGCATTATGCTTAGTAACTAA
- a CDS encoding MBL fold metallo-hydrolase encodes MKLSFFNITNFKIDGGAMFGVVPKVLWSRVYPSDENNLIPLALKSLIIETGDRVILIDNGIGDKQDEKFMSHVHAFGGEGLIAGLAKRGYKAEDITDVILTHLHYDHCGGGTYRDKNGQLQLTFPNAKYHVTEAQWEWAINPNPREADAFLPENLLPMRDKGALNLIKEEGELFPGVEIRIFNGHTRGQIIPIVSYKGRKLVFVADLFPFRAHIPLPWIMSYDVEPLKTLKEKEVFLQEALEGNYIFIYQHDYYADCSKVVETPKGIRASDPFTFEELMNELG; translated from the coding sequence ATGAAACTTTCGTTTTTTAACATCACAAACTTTAAGATTGATGGTGGAGCCATGTTTGGGGTTGTTCCAAAAGTTCTTTGGAGTAGAGTTTATCCATCCGATGAGAACAACTTAATTCCCCTAGCACTAAAATCGCTTATTATTGAAACAGGCGATAGAGTAATACTAATAGACAATGGTATTGGCGATAAGCAAGATGAAAAATTCATGAGTCACGTTCATGCATTTGGGGGTGAGGGACTAATTGCAGGATTGGCAAAACGTGGTTACAAAGCCGAAGACATTACCGATGTAATTTTAACCCATTTGCATTACGACCATTGTGGAGGCGGAACGTATCGCGATAAGAATGGGCAGCTCCAGCTAACCTTTCCCAACGCCAAGTACCATGTTACCGAGGCCCAATGGGAATGGGCAATAAACCCCAATCCTCGCGAGGCTGATGCTTTCCTTCCTGAGAACCTGCTTCCAATGCGCGATAAAGGTGCATTGAACCTAATTAAAGAGGAAGGAGAACTTTTCCCCGGAGTAGAAATAAGAATTTTTAATGGTCATACTAGGGGTCAGATTATTCCAATAGTGAGCTATAAAGGAAGGAAACTTGTTTTTGTCGCAGACTTATTTCCCTTTAGAGCACACATACCACTTCCATGGATAATGAGTTATGATGTTGAACCTCTTAAAACGCTTAAAGAAAAAGAAGTTTTCCTACAGGAAGCACTTGAAGGCAACTACATTTTTATATACCAACACGATTACTACGCCGATTGCAGCAAGGTTGTTGAAACTCCCAAAGGCATTAGAGCATCGGACCCATTCACTTTTGAAGAGCTAATGAACGAATTGGGGTAA
- a CDS encoding RNA polymerase sigma-70 factor: MHSAKKDDDLRKFEQLFKSYYEPLCRYAYSFVLDADEAEEIVQEFFYQFWLKRKKISIKFSMKSYMYRSIRNRCIRFLQHKKLEDMYSSQNVLSLSADTPQDELDRNQLNEVVQETLKSLPSRIRRTFLLSRVNGLKYKEIAKLLSVSIKTVEADMGKALLELRTQLVRRGFINK, translated from the coding sequence ATGCATTCGGCAAAAAAAGATGATGACCTAAGAAAATTTGAACAGCTATTTAAAAGCTATTACGAGCCTTTGTGTCGTTATGCATACTCTTTTGTTCTTGATGCCGATGAAGCAGAAGAGATTGTTCAAGAGTTCTTTTATCAGTTTTGGTTAAAACGGAAAAAGATTTCCATAAAGTTTTCTATGAAATCATACATGTATCGTTCTATAAGAAATAGATGCATTCGCTTTCTTCAGCATAAGAAACTGGAAGATATGTATTCTAGTCAAAACGTTCTTTCCCTTAGCGCAGATACACCTCAAGATGAACTTGACAGAAATCAGCTAAATGAGGTTGTTCAAGAAACTCTTAAATCGTTACCAAGTCGTATTCGTCGTACTTTTTTGCTTAGTCGGGTTAACGGATTAAAATATAAGGAAATAGCAAAACTTTTGAGTGTGTCAATTAAAACAGTTGAAGCCGATATGGGAAAGGCTCTTTTAGAGCTTAGAACTCAGTTAGTCCGTCGGGGGTTTATTAATAAATAG